One part of the Botrytis cinerea B05.10 chromosome 8, complete sequence genome encodes these proteins:
- the Bcap10 gene encoding Bcap10: MFSHITAFLALGAIAQAAPAPAPSASSSGSASHSVTAIRNPNYVRNGTASLLKAYAKYHLQPTQPMSDAFMSALQKRQDSSAPAFPVDGVEYLVPTTVGGQTLNLDLDTGSADLWVFSSLLAASSREGHDIYTSSKSSTFKDLPGYTWSIQYADGSGASGTVGTDTVKIGETTVTGQAVELANRVSSSFVSDESDGLIGMAFSKINTVQPISQSTFFDNAESSLSSPLFAAYLPLGADGAYDFGYTDSSKYSGNITYTPVDSRDGFWEFPSTSYKVGSTTHKLSGFTGIADTGTTLILMSDAVNTAYYAQVPGSMYSSSYGGYVFPCGVTLPTLSFKIGPTDYATIPGSLMNFAVATGNTCYGSLQSVGGGNQSIYGDVFFNAYYGVFDKSGPSFGFATIASA, from the exons ATGTTTTCCCATATCACAGCCTTTCTCGCTCTTGGAGCCATTGCTCAagcagctccagctccagctccatcaGCTTCCTCTTCCGGTTCAGCGTCTCACAGCGTAACAGCAATTCGCAATCCGAACTATGTTCGCAACGGTACTGCATCTTTGCTCAAAGCCTACGCCAAGTACCACCTTCAGCCTACCCAGCCAATGTCTGATGCCTTCATGTCGGCACTCCAAAAGAGGCAAGATTCTTCTGCTCCAGCTTTTCCAGTCGATGGTGTTGAGTATCTCGTTCCCACTACCGTTGGAGGTCAAACTCTCAACCTTGATTTGGACACTGGTTCGGCAGATTT ATGGgttttctcctctcttctagCTGCCTCCTCGCGCGAAGGTCATGACAT CTACACCTCAAGCAAGAGTTCCACATTCAAGGATCTCCCAGGTTACACCTGGAGCATCCAGTATGCCGATGGATCTGGAGCCAGTGGCACTGTAGGCACAGATACCGTTAAGATTGGTGAGACTACAGTCACTGGCCAAGCAGTTGAACTTGCCAACAGagtctcttcttcatttgtcTCTGATGAATCCGATGGACTCATTGGTATGGCTTTCAGCAAGATTAACACTG TTCAACCAATATCTCAATCCACCTTCTTTGACAATGCCGAGAGCTCTCTCAGTTCTCCACTCTTCGCCGCATATCTCCCATTAGGGGCGGATGGAGCATACGACTTCGGATACACCGATTCGTCCAAATACAGCGGAAACATCACCTACACCCCCGTCGACTCCAGAGACGGTTTCTGGGAATTCCCATCTACGTCCTACAAAGTCGGCTCTACCACTCACAAGTTATCAGGATTCACTGGTATTGCCGATACAGGAACCACACTCATCCTCATGAGCGACGCCGTCAATACTGCATACTATGCCCAGGTACCTGGTTCCATGTATTCCAGCTCTTATGGGGGATACGTATTCCCTTGCGGTGTCACTCTCCCTACCTTGTCATTCAAAATCGGCCCAACTGACTATGCGACAATCCCGGGTTCTTTGATGAATTTCGCAGTCGCGACTGGAAATACTTGTTATGGCTCGCTTCAAAGTGTGGGTGGTGGTAATCAGAGCATTTATGGAGATGTTTTCTTCAATGCTTACTACGGTGTTTTTGACAAGAGTGGACCTTCATTTGGTTTCGCTACTATCGCTTCTGCTTAA
- the Bcvma11 gene encoding Bcvma11: MAESDLAPKFAPFFGMAGIAFAMTFGCIGAAYGTAKSGIGIAGVGTFRPDLIMKSLIPVVMSGIIAVYSLVIAVLIAGDMGPPPGQSYSLFNGFMHLACGLSVGLTGLAAGYAIGVVGDMGVRSYMQQSRIFVGMVLILIFGEVLGLYGLIVALILNTKSRG; this comes from the exons ATGGCAGAATCAGATCTTGCCCCCAAGTTTGCCCCCTTCTTTGGAATG GCTGGTATCGCCTTTGCGATGACTTTCGGAT GTATTGGTGCCGCATATGGTACAGCAAAGTCTGGCATCGGAATTGCAGGTGTTGGTACTTTTAGACCTGACTTGATCATGAAA TCTCTCATACCTGTCGTCATGTCTGGTATCATTGCAGTCTACTCTCTCGTCATCGCCGTTCTTATAGCTGGAGATATGGGGCCCCCTCCTGGCCAGAGTTACAGTTTGTTCAA TGGATTCATGCATTTGGCATGCGGTTTGTCGGTTGGGTTAACGGGTCTAGCCGCTGGTTATGCAATTGGTGTAGTTGGTGATATGGGCGTTCGATCATACATGCAACAGTCACGAATCTTTGTTGGAATggtcttgatattgattttcggCGAGGTCCTGGGACTATACGG CTTGATTGTCGCACTCATTCTCAATACCAAGAGCAGGGGTTAG